One Spinacia oleracea cultivar Varoflay chromosome 4, BTI_SOV_V1, whole genome shotgun sequence DNA segment encodes these proteins:
- the LOC110777183 gene encoding 3-ketoacyl-CoA synthase 7-like, with protein MESLLLFNHDYYKYYALIIETLDSFSHLKLTIAIILILTFIHITQRQAHIYLVDFACFQPPEFHRISVGTFIEHSALREKEFNTTDINEFEKKVITRSGMGNETYSSEGMDFIPSDSSLKQAMGEVQHVLFSVVDKLLTKHKISPKSIDILVTNCSINCPTPSLAAMVINKFGFRSNVKSFHLSGMGCSAGILAISLAKDMLKVHKNSLALVLSTETICSNVYLGRQKSMLLANCLFRMGGAGILLSNRKSDRKVAKYELQHVVRTHLGAKDDAYGCVFQKADEEGKVGVSLSRTVVHVAGEALQTNLTTLGPLVLPYSEQLRFAFHFVWNKFIRPWTTKKKQAPYVPDFKKAFDHFCIHAGGKAVIDAIKERLSLSDKDVEASKMTLYRYGNTSSSSTWYSLCYLEAKGRVKKGDRVFQLCFGSGFKCNSALWKCISKEVSKDISNAWTDRINRYPVDVPEVIEH; from the exons ATGGAGTCACTTCTACTTTTTAACCATGATTACTACAAATACTACGCATTAATCATAGAAACACTTGATTCATTCTCCCACCTCAAACTCACCATCGCCATTATTTTGATCCTCACCTTCATCCACATCACTCAAAGACAAGCTCACATCTACCTCGTTGATTTCGCGTGTTTCCAACCCCCAGAATTCCACAGGATTTCCGTAGGCACATTCATAGAACACTCAGCATTACGAGAGAAAGAGTTCAACACAACAGACATAAACGAGTTTGAGAAGAAAGTGATCACAAGGTCAGGGATGGGGAACGAGACTTACTCATCCGAAGGGATGGATTTCATCCCTTCTGATAGCTCCTTAAAGCAAGCAATGGGTGAAGTGCAACATGTGCTCTTCTCAGTTGTTGACAAACTCCTTACAAAACACAAAATTAGCCCTAAAAGTATTGATATACTTGTAACTAATTGCAGTATTAATTGCCCTACACCTTCATTAGCTGCCATGGTTATAAACAAGTTTGGGTTTAGAAGCAATGTGAAGAGCTTTCATCTATCAGGAATGGGGTGTAGTGCTGGAATCCTCGCGATTAGCTTGGCTAAAGACATGCTTAAGGTTCATAAAAACTCATTGGCTTTAGTCCTTAGTACTGAGACTATTTGCTCTAATGTTTACTTAGGGAGGCAAAAGTCAATGCTCCTTGCTAATTGTTTGTTTCGGATGGGGGGTGCCGGAATTTTGCTCTCCAACCGGAAATCTGATAGAAAAGTGGCCAAGTATGAGCTACAACACGTTGTCCGAACACATCTCGGTGCCAAGGATGATGCTTATGG ATGTGTATTCCAGAAAGCCGATGAGGAGGGTAAGGTAGGGGTGAGCCTCTCTAGGACGGTGGTCCACGTAGCAGGGGAAGCCCTACAAACCAACTTGACCACCCTTGGACCTCTAGTGTTACCCTACTCGGAGCAACTCCGATTTGCGTTCCATTTCGTGTGGAACAAGTTTATTAGGCCATGGACGACGAAGAAGAAACAAGCACCCTATGTCCCGGACTTTAAGAAGGCGTTTGATCATTTTTGCATCCACGCGGGAGGAAAGGCCGTGATTGACGCAATCAAGGAGAGGTTGAGTCTGAGTGATAAAGACGTAGAGGCGTCTAAGATGACACTATATAGGTACGGGAACACGTCGTCGTCCTCGACGTGGTACTCATTATGTtatcttgaagctaaaggaagagtTAAGAAGGGTGATAGGGTATTCCAATTGTGTTTTGGGAGTGGATTTAAGTGTAATAGTGCACTTTGGAAATGTATTTCTAAGGAAGTAAGTAAGGATATATCCAATGCTTGGACTGATAGGATAAATAGGTACCCTGTTGATGTACCTGAAGTTATTGAACACTGA
- the LOC110777184 gene encoding acetylajmalan esterase, producing the protein MVSPKPSLTMLFLYLSFVFLLPCTARGFGHLPAVNTGSWNVTSIYQLGDSLSDTGNLIIESPNGVASAFSRLPYGESFFKHPTGRCSNGLLMIDFLAKAFGVPNLNPYLNKDAVFTHGVNFAFSGATALPSESLEEKNIVNPVTNSSLSVQLDWMWSHFNSICYNDQDCAEKLKNSLFIVGEIGSNDYYYAFSQGKTMKDANSMVFDVVQAIIEGIRRVIQIGATKIIVPGTFPLGHFPAYITAYQPKNSAIYSKQRLLNDLSLYHNNELKKRLQLLKQDYKNITIIYGDYYNGFTRLLKNAPRFGFNGTSDLRRACCGVGGELSFYPTRMCGARGVPVCANPDGYVVWDGFNLTQKAYRILARWLFRSTVSRLFKSS; encoded by the exons ATGGTAAGTCCCAAACCATCTCTTACAATGCTTTTCCTATATTTGAGCTTTGTCTTCCTTCTGCCATGTACTGCTAGAGGCTTTGGACATCTTCCTGCAGTGAATACAGGAAGTTGGAATGTCACGTCGATTTATCAGCTCGGAGACTCTTTATCTGACACCGGTAACTTAATCATCGAAAGTCCTAATGGAGTTGCCTCGGCCTTTTCTCGGCTTCCTTATGGTGAATCCTTCTTTAAACACCCCACTGGTAGATGCTCAAACGGGCTACTAATGATCGATTTCTTGG CAAAGGCGTTTGGTGTTCCAAACCTGAATCCATACTTGAACAAAGATGCAGTTTTCACACATGGAGTGAATTTCGCGTTTTCTGGTGCCACGGCATTGCCATCAGAGTCTCTTGAAGAAAAAAACATAGTAAATCCTGTCACAAATAGCTCTCTCAGTGTACAGCTTGATTGGATGTGGTCACACTTCAACTCCATTTGCTATAATGACCAAG ATTGTGCAGAAAAGCTCAAGAATTCCCTATTTATAGTTGGGGAAATAGGAAGCAATGATTATTACTATGCATTTTCGCAAGGGAAAACAATGAAGGATGCCAACAGCATGGTTTTTGATGTTGTCCAAGCGATTATTGAAGGCATCAGA AGGGTGATCCAAATTGGTGCCACCAAGATAATAGTCCCGGGAACCTTCCCTTTAGGCCATTTCCCCGCGTATATCACAGCATACCAACCCAAGAACTCTGCAATCTACAGCAAACAACGTTTGTTAAACGACTTGTCACTCTATCACAACAATGAACTAAAGAAGAGACTTCAATTACTAAAGCAAGATTATAAGAATATTACCATTATATATGGTGATTATTACAATGGTTTTACACGGCTTCTGAAGAATGCTCCTCGTTTTG GTTTCAATGGCACATCTGATCTACGAAGAGCTTGTtgtggagttggtggggaacttAGCTTTTATCCGACTAGAATGTGTGGAGCTCGTGGAGTTCCCGTTTGTGCTAACCCTGACGGCTATGTTGTCTGGGATGGATTTAACTTGACTCAAAAAGCATACAGGATCTTAGCCAGATGGCTCTTTCGAAGTACAGTCTCTCGCTTATTTAAGTCATCCTGA
- the LOC110777185 gene encoding uncharacterized protein, whose translation MAEESKTTMESVRSWVVQHKLRTVGCLWLSGITGSIAYNWSRPQMKTSVRLIHARLHAQALTLAALAGAATVEYYDRKSTETKEASYGNFVPLDNSHKN comes from the exons ATGGCGGAAGAATCCAAGACCACCATGGAGTCAGTCAGGTCATGGGTCGTTCAACACAAGCTTCGTACCGTCG GGTGTTTATGGCTGAGTGGGATCACTGGATCAATCGCCTACAATTGGTCTCGCCCTCAAATGAAAACTAGCGTTAGGCTTATTCACGCTAG GTTGCACGCTCAGGCCCTTACGCTGGCTGCCTTAGCTGGAGCTGCAACAGTTGAATATTATGACCGTAAAAGTACAGAAACTAAGGAAGCTTCGTACGGGAACTTTGTTCCTTTAGATAATTCGCACAAGAATTAA